The segment GAAACTATATTtctatgtgtaatatttctatgcataaaccatatatcactggattcattatgaaacggctaaaatcattccatagcaaaaaaatacattccatttatgtgaattttgcTAGACTCGATCAAATATCAGGTGGCTACGTTTTCCACTTCCATGtattaaagtaactttatttaggaaaacaaacagtaaattgtataaaaaagtaattcagggacttaaatatacatttatttacacttatatccctttttttaacatattacagtacaatttttgcaaaaaagacggtttttaaacacgtgtctcaAATATGGCAGGCGGTTGGTCCAATCAAATTGGGTCATATTTCAAGCTGTTTTGAAGTTGAGGGTGTTGGACCTTtactgaatgccgtccttgtttagtgacgaatggttcgtgcaagtgtgaggaagctagatacagttttagacggttttatttatatatttaggtatatcgtcgcacggggtccgggagccggtccctgccacttatcggcttgtttttcccagagtccggctcccggcgcctgccacttaacggaatgttttataaaacgaCCGTGCCACTTATCCcctatgcaacttgtagctccgccacctgaagggttaacagacagtcttaaaaattcataatcttaaaaaaaacttgtatgcaatctgacagttcaaactgacactgacaagacactgacagatctgaactgtcagattgcatacaagttttttttaagattatgaatttttaagactgtctgtggggagccttaaaaTTCATAACTTGATAAAAtcataggctccccacagacagtcttaaaaattcataatcttaaaaaaaacttgtatgcaatctgacagttcaaactgacactgacaagacactgacagatctgaactgtcagattgcatacaagttttttttaagattatgaatttttaagactgtctgtggggagccttaatcAGTAcagaaatcagatcgagtgcacggatttccatacaatttcgcgactgtccacacacactcttgttttttatgattatgaattttaagactgtctgttgccggccttagaagAAAATTTAACACGCTTCATtatcagtttaatatgtaactATTTACACAACAAAACAAATTAGAATAAACTACATATTTCGTGACACTAACcataatataagtaggtacgtatATAGTTAATTGCTAAAACAATTTGAAAactgtattttaaataatttcacAGTGCTTTCCCGctacaataaacttttttttatatttttattaaactgtAGGGACCAAGGTAATATGAAGAACAGCCAAGTAAACGCAACGTATTTAACCAGTCACTTAATTGTTAGAtgaaaaagttgtattttaattttttttaaacgaagtattaattatgtataacaaataaatttcgttttcactTCTCATGCTTGAAAAGTGCACCTTTATGTAGTTTAGTTATAAAAAGGACTTGTAGTTTCATGTAAACGTTTTGGTGTTAAACTGTAAGTTtatattgaaattaaataaatgaaatgaaatgtagtgcgaagacgacataaaatcgcattttatgttCTAGAGCATAAAGTACAATTTTCTTCTAAGGCCGGctacagacagtcttaaaattcataatcttaaaaaaaagagtgtgtgtgtggacagtcgcgaaattgtatggaactccgtgcactcgatctgatttttgtactgattatgattttatcaaattatgaattttaagactgtcttttgccggcctaagactaaggaaatcggtctcaagagacaaacagttaaaaaatattgcacaattttacttttgctacaatttattagaattccgtattttctttcattaaatttagttaatcaaataaaataagattcgattacttatcgttatggccgctgtacacatatgtccaacggttccaccagccctttgtgaaaccccttggccaagataagagccgctgtttacacattggcgaaccaatcacttggcattggctcttcatgaaggatggacgtggaatagaaaagtctaggaaattctaggtcatagacgttgtcagaaaaatttgattaaaaaataataaccccgtagtaaaattaaattatttgaaatattaacaattttttgaatattctgataagaacatttatcttttttgggaaatacattaaacatttgcaaggttattttatttcctaaaatctacacaattattggcatagataaacttattattttcgtaaatatttcactactgtcctctctgacggctgacgaccgactgaatgaagcgccaacgtgtaaacgcagttggccattggcgccaagatcctttgatgtgtggacaaaaaaccgacaccaatcggttggccggcaagcgcaagcgccaactgccaacttacggccaagtagccctctacacacttggccaaggggtttggtggaaccgttggccatgtgtgtacaggggccattaaaaaaatttttgacttggcaaaaaaccaagcgtctgaaactctgattacatgttgaaaaaaaaagttggcgggagttggttatgtattatgttctttcgctttacgataatttcgtggtgtaaattgccgagaacATTGTAATTGTATTCATAACATTGTAAGTTGTAACccatataggtacataagaaGCATGATATTATTGTACAATAATAATCGTAAGTTACTGCACCCGCAGAGTTATGCATGTTGTTACGCTACCCACTCCTATGTAGTATTAGTTAATATTGTATAGTTTTTGCATCGCACGGTCGCGGGTACAGAACGAATACCAACCTTATTCCTATACAGATACGAACTTACTCGTGTTTCCCTGAGATGCAAAAAACACCACGTTATTGTACTTAAATAGCATTAAGTTAAATTTTAATTCTCATTTTAAGTGAATAATGTATATTCTTATGAGAATAAATGTCTTAAaccataaaatataattaattcctcgcaatcgaagtgaaaagcagagtgtacaacaggggcataaatttaataataattattgaaacccaGAGCAAATCGCGCCGAGCGCGGAAGCGCGGGAAGGAatatatctccctctcgcttacccgtaggtacacctccttacatactatctcataccgttcaggtggaatgcggaattactgaaagtacataaatttactaagttatagtgattttttccatacgtacataataaacagcattggtacatcaatttccataagaaaaaagtagatgatgtaatttctatctatgagaactgagtggcgccgctgcagagcatgctctgcagcggcgccacaataaaagcccattatttcatttcccgctataggtacagtcataacattacacgtacatactgtacgtcttatggcccctgtacacatatggccaacggtttcaccaacccccttggccaagcgtgtagagggctacttggccgtaagttggcagttggcgcttgcgcttgccggccaaccgattggtgtcggttttttgtccacacatcaaaggatcttggcgccaatggccaactgagtttacacgttggcgcttcattcagttggtcgtcagccgtcagagaggacagtagtgaaatatttacgaaaataataagtttatctatgccaataatagtgtagattttagtaaataaaataaccttgcaaatttttaatgtatttcctaaaaaagataaatgttcttatcagaatattaaaaaaattgttaatatttgaaataacttaattttactacggggttattattttttaatcaattttttctgacaactactatgacctagaatttcctagacttttccattccacgtccatctttcatgaagagccaatgccaagtgattggttcgccaatgtgtaaacagcggctcttatcttggccaaggggtttcacaaagggctggtggaaccgttggccatatgtgtacagcggccattacgaacatcattttaacatataattagttgaatttcagtaaggtggcgccgctgcagagtagCACACAACTTTACCTACATCCATGTAATACAATATGTAGAGATATAGTTTTAATTCAGGTCAAATGCGATTCTAACGgttttattaggtactttatttgaaatattattctTTTATTTATCAGAGTTAAAATTCTTTAACCAAGAATTTTCGTATAATTTTCGTTTTAGATTTCCGATTGATCCGCTTCTGGCTGCGAAATGGACGGAGAAAATTAGACTGAACAGGAACGATGCTACGTGGAAACCGACCAAACACAGTCGAATATGCTCGGTGCATTTTGACGAGGGGGACAAATACGAAAGTAAAAATGGCTTGCGCAAGTTATGCCGTGGCACGGTCCCAACTAAAGTAAATATTACCTTCCTAccagattttatttaatttccaaTGTAAGTAGCGTTTCTGTGCTAGTTTCCGTCCAGCGCAGTAGTATTCGTCCATACgacaaaattttaaaacaaaatattatttgattttgataaatattaaaattataattaggtaTTATGTTGAAATCTTAATTCCCGCTTTAAGCTATTATTTTTTTTGACTATATTGACTATATTGTATTTAGCATAgaattaaagtattttttttgctaTTCCGTGTGAAAACTAGAGTAGAACTGGGGACGGAAACTAGCATAATGACCCCATGtatagtgagctgcaaaagcatatggcgaatttatcaatttctTCTCTCAATGCAactttgcagctcactgtacctacTAGTTTCAATGTTAATATGAAATGATTTCGTTTAATTAATTGTTCATTTTAATTACAGAATGTACCTGTTTTTATCACAGAAGAGAAACGCAATGACCCATGTAACATTCTAAATCAACACGGCCCAAGTTCACCACAACGGGTATgtttgaaatattattgttgTGTGTCTTATTTCAATTTGATTCGTAGAATAAtacatagtaataaataatacgaaTGATTCCAGGGTACCTCGCGAGACGACGCTAACAAAACACAATTAAAATCACCATCTTTATCTTCCACTTCCATAGCGTCTTCAATTTTTGATTCACCAAAAGAGGCTTCATTGCGGCAAAAATTAAAGAGGAAAGTAATTTTGCAACGCAAATTgactaaaaaaatcaaattccTTCAACAAAAAACACGACGATTAACGAAAAGAAATGAATCACTACAGAATATTATAAAAGAATTACGCAAAAAAAGATCTGTCAATAACGACGTGTGCAACGTATTATCAGAAAAAGTACAGCAAGCAGAGCAGTACAAGACCATGGCTTTAGAAAAAACTACAGCAAATAAACAGCTCATGCCAGAATGTACTCCAGTGAATAGATATTAAAGTTCTGCCTcccttttatataggtatttttatataaatctcGTCTTTTTGCAGTAACGGAATTAATTACCTAAGTTatccaatcaaaaaaaatcacaattttgagggaaatacatacaatacatcaaattgctcatcacacaaataaatgcccgtaccgggattcaaacccgggaccgtggcttagcaggcagggtcactaccaactacgccagaccggtcgtcatgatttgatatattcatttattgttaataaaaaatggtaacgacgTGAAATTTGTAAGGATAGTAAGTAAAATAACAATGTTTacatcatttttaatttatttgctCAACTTATTGACAATGTCGAAAATCACAGTTAATATTCTGACAGTTGTTATGTAACAGGTAAGTTTAATTACACAACAACTTCTGTCAGCTATGTAAATGGGACATGGGTATAAAATGTTTGTTTTAAGTATTACTATTTATTGGCCACAATGTTTAACAATACAAAGTTACCTAACTTGGGTAGATCAAACTCACACAAGTCTTACAAATGTCTTGTTAAAATACCGCTATGTATCGATAGATATTAAGAACATTTGCTTTTGTGACTACTGATTAAAGCAATAAATAATCTTAATTTCTGTTGACACACAGCGATGATGGATGATGTTGAAACAACGTGGTCGGGGTCATTAATGAATGAGTGTCATTTCGGATCAACAAATATGGATGAATCAAGTGAGCAAGGATAGCCGACGTACCGCCGACTGTGACTCGCGATACAATCGACGAAGCGCAACCAACTACACAATACTTTTAATACATACTTCactcaaattaaattatccgtacatttataaataatgaaaacaaaaaaccttgtgtgtgtgtgtctgtaatAACTATGGAAAATTTCATAAACATCACAACATTTTATTGGAATCTTATGATGCAATAAAAAATGACGGCTTCACCTGCGATACCACTTACAATTTAGTACttagaaatatttttactttaatgGTGGGATCGTAGCTCATCTATATACAATACCAACGATTTCAATAGACTTCTTACAATCACTCGAGTCACCTAAGCTTCTACAAATGCTACTCGCAGGGTTACTTGCAGTGAGGTCTGAGGCGGACAATTTCGGGCTTACTAGTCACCACAGAGTTGTTAAAATCCAAtagttaccactggtaacaactAAGTGGTAACTAGTAGGAATACCCCGCAATTCCTTGGCTCATTAATGCCGAGACAGCGCCGCCAGTAACCCTACGCAACGCGAGCTTTTCACAGATTTATTGCATTCAAATACCATTCTACTTCAACCATTATGTTCAAAAGTTGCTACTTTTAAACATCTACCGAGAAATCTTATGTAATGGATATTTTGCACGGGATTGagattattttgttgaataaatTGATTTCGATTATGATTATCTGAACTGAAAAGTCGctacttttaattaaatatttgattcATTCATTacgttaaataaaaataattgttagcCGATAATTTCGCGTACGTAATCATATGATTAAATTTACATGACATGGATATTGGATATTTTCTAGACATGAGCTTCGTATTCGTTATACAATAGCAATAATTTACACAAAAACATAACCGCAACAGTGCAAGAGAATTTCCACATAAACGACATGCATAAAACGATAACTCGAAGCCTTAACACATATCGATAACCTCCGCTACATCCGAACTACGGCAACGCGCAAAAAGCGTCCAAACTCCGTAAACCTACACGTAAAGTAATCATAAAGCGGCGCCACTAACCGACCGCGAGAGACAAAAACATTAGGATCGAATATCGTCTTGAGATCAATCATAGTAAACAAAAGGATGAATCCGTGGATCCACTACACCAACTGGTCCACCGCACCCCGCCACTCTCCGCGTCCGTCGGATGCCGTCTGACGCTTCCTCAATATTAGACGGAGTTTTCCTTTGGCAAAAGGCGAGCGGTACATGAACGTTTCAAACGCGCGTTTTCCCCGCCACGCCGATACTCCATCTTTCGCTTCTATATTTTAAGTAGGGACAGGTGTATTCGTCAAAGATTGTAACAAAAATCTCCGTCCCCACCCGAGTGAAAACTTGCGTTCGAGCGCAACATGACGGGCCGAGCGTTAGCACAGACCATTGGCACGCAATGAAACGCCGAGCATCTTCGGCTGGATGTCGGCTGGATGTCGCCGGGTGTGGCCTAGGCCTGCTTGACGCGCTTGCGCGGGGGCCCGATGGGCGGGATCTGCTGCTGCTGCGTGGCGAGCGCGCGGAACGCCTCGGCGATGAGGTGCGGGTGCGACGAGATCATGTTCTTCCAGCCCGCCGTGTCCATCACGTCCGTCGCGTGCGATCTGGAAATGTATACAACTATTAATATCTTCCGACGTCCACATTTTGTGATAGTGAAGTGGTTAAGTGAATCTCTATTCGTAAGGTTTATGAGGATATGAGAGAATTGAGCAACTAACATATTGATGGTATCGTGTAAGCCTTTAACGCTATAATAATGCACCAAAATCTCTACAAAATAGTAcaatacgatacaagtgcgtaaaaaaggaagtccgaaacgagtggcgataaattaaaacacgaccgaaaggagtgttttaaatcgacaagagttacgaatttccttttcgcacatgtatcgtacgacgtttttcagtacagatgagccttcgaagtttcgacctggcatataaaataaaaataaaaaaataaaaatcatttatttcggacCACAAAATCCATACAAGGTTAATACTTACACCATGTTAATTTCCTTAGTGCCTAATTACTAtatactatttttcaaaattggctaGGGAGAGGTGCAGGTTCGACCAGTGTTGCATATAGCGACTATCAAGCCGGCCCGCTATCGCACCCAGGATACCGttgcatataatgaaccacttctcgtactagtgcgtaaaaaaaacaacatctgtactgaactcgtgtcgatttaaaacactcccttcggtcgtgttttaatttatcgccactggtttcgaacttcctttttttcgcacttgtatcgtaatgtactatttcagtacaggcGGTGCTCTTTGCCCGAACTAGTGCGCAAAGTTCtagtcaggtcgaaacttcagagggccatctgtactgaaaaacgtcgtacgaaacacgtgcgaaaaggaaattcttaactcgtgtcAATgaaactcccttcggtcgtgttttaatttatcgccaccaCTTTCCAGTCTTATTTATGGACATGAGCAAGgcgtttgatttcgtatgccaTAAACGATTACTCTTCAAATTATATAGGTATGGCATCCGAGGCCCTACTCTCGATTGGATTAAGGACTATCTTGAAAACAGGAAACAATGTGTAGAGATTCGCAAGTACCGTAATAAATCCCGAACTATGGAGTCCTATAGATCATCCTATATACAAAATGGTTACGGGGTTCCTCAAGGAAGTATTCTGGGACCtctattatttttaatgtatattaATGATTTACCTGACTATTTATCACATgaatgtattttatttgcagATGACACATCAATTATAATTAAGGGTACTGATCTATTGACATATAATAATGACataaatttaacattagctCAAACAATTAAGTGGCTTGAAGTTAATAATTTAAaggttaatattaataaaacaaattatattCAATTTCATACAGAACGTTTAATACCGCCAATTTTGAATGTACACTATAATAACGCTCCTATTGAAGAAGTTGAATGTACGAAATTTTTAGGGATAATGGTTGACTGTCATTGCAAATGGCGAGAACATGTAGAAAAAGTTTATGCAAAAATCAACAGTTTTGTGTTTGCCTTGAGACGAACTAGGCAGACAGTATCTACAGAAGCAGCTTTAATGGCATATCACGGTTATGTTAGCTCAGTTATTAGATACGGCCTAGTAATTTGGGGTAATTGTACACTAATAAATCTTATATTCATAGCTCAAAAACGATGTATCAGGAATATCTTTAATTTACGGCGAGGTGCATCGTGCCGGCCCTATTTCATACAACACAAAATTTTAACTGTTGCTTgtttatatatatctgaagtctgtatgtttgtacataaatataaaGATCAATTCATAGAAACGCAGCAGATGAGCACTCGAAATGTTAGACAGCAATACAAACATAAATTGTATAGACCAGCTACAAAGCTAGAATTGTCGGCTAAAAATTCTTACATAATGTGTTTTTTGTAAACCCAACTTCCTCATTTTCCATTCATTCATTCCAACTTCCTcatttccgcacttgtatcgtaatatccggggcccatttctcaaaactgaaagttacaagttacaagcggaagtctctttcctaCTTGTCATATTGagtagcacttgtaaattgtacctTGTCCTTGTAGCTTAGAGAGAtgccaacttgtcatattagacattgagtagcacttgtaaattgtacctTTTAGCTTCGAGATATGGGCCCCTGGTTACTATTGTACACATTCTAACACGACCAAAGAATGTTAGTAACAAAGCAAGTGTACTAACGTGTTGATGAAGTCGATGGTCTGCGCCTTGAGCTGGTCGGCGGAGTGCAGGTCGGCGAGGATGAGCGTGTCGGCCGCCGTCTCCACCGACAGGTTCAGGCACAGCGCCTCCTCGCACATCACCTTTAGCCGCTCCAGCGCGTACtacaatacatacaaacatatcTGTCAATTATCATACG is part of the Leguminivora glycinivorella isolate SPB_JAAS2020 chromosome 3, LegGlyc_1.1, whole genome shotgun sequence genome and harbors:
- the LOC125242755 gene encoding THAP domain-containing protein 1-like isoform X2 yields the protein MVGCAVNGCYNTTNNNKKPSDITFHAFPIDPLLAAKWTEKIRLNRNDATWKPTKHSRICSVHFDEGDKYESKNGLRKLCRGTVPTKNVPVFITEEKRNDPCNILNQHGPSSPQRGTSRDDANKTQLKSPSLSSTSIASSIFDSPKEASLRQKLKRKVILQRKLTKKIKFLQQKTRRLTKRNESLQNIIKELRKKRSVNNDVCNVLSEKVQQAEQYKTMALEKTTANKQLMPECTPVNRY
- the LOC125242755 gene encoding THAP domain-containing protein 1-like isoform X1, with product MVGCAVNGCYNTTNNNKKPSDITFHAKVAPLQSSTQLYLHPCNTICRDIVLIQVKCDSNGFIRFPIDPLLAAKWTEKIRLNRNDATWKPTKHSRICSVHFDEGDKYESKNGLRKLCRGTVPTKNVPVFITEEKRNDPCNILNQHGPSSPQRGTSRDDANKTQLKSPSLSSTSIASSIFDSPKEASLRQKLKRKVILQRKLTKKIKFLQQKTRRLTKRNESLQNIIKELRKKRSVNNDVCNVLSEKVQQAEQYKTMALEKTTANKQLMPECTPVNRY